From the genome of Bacteroidales bacterium, one region includes:
- the bamD gene encoding outer membrane protein assembly factor BamD, with product MFLKKALILFFVTSLFYSCGDFHKIMKSTSLTDKYAAAEKYYLKGDYFHAQQLFDELITYYRGTAQAEKIYYYYSYCYYGLNDYVSAAYYFSTFVTTYPNSKYTRECQYMSAYCTYLDSPDYSLDQTNTTAAIKELQLYVNMYPKSDSVKLCNILIDELRFKLETKEFEISKMYFRMEDYKSAIVSFRNTLKDYPSTTYKEEILFYLMKANFLYASNSIASKKEGRYKDTIDAYDELLLAFPQTKYLKEAESINKNALKEINKISGNKTT from the coding sequence ATGTTTTTGAAAAAGGCTCTGATATTGTTTTTTGTTACTTCATTATTTTACTCTTGTGGTGATTTTCACAAAATAATGAAGAGCACCAGTCTTACCGATAAGTATGCTGCTGCCGAGAAATACTACCTGAAAGGTGATTATTTCCATGCACAGCAACTGTTTGATGAATTGATTACCTACTACAGGGGGACTGCACAGGCTGAAAAAATTTATTATTATTATTCCTATTGTTATTATGGTTTGAACGATTATGTTTCAGCAGCATATTATTTCAGCACGTTTGTTACTACATATCCAAATAGTAAGTATACCCGCGAGTGCCAGTATATGAGTGCTTATTGTACTTATCTTGATTCACCTGATTATTCACTCGATCAAACCAACACAACTGCTGCAATCAAGGAATTACAGCTTTATGTGAATATGTATCCCAAAAGCGATTCGGTTAAATTATGCAACATCCTTATTGATGAATTGCGTTTTAAACTGGAAACAAAAGAGTTTGAGATTTCGAAAATGTATTTCAGAATGGAAGATTACAAATCAGCAATAGTGTCATTTCGGAATACTTTAAAGGATTACCCGTCAACAACCTATAAGGAAGAAATTCTTTTTTATTTAATGAAAGCAAATTTCCTGTATGCAAGCAATAGTATCGCATCGAAAAAAGAAGGCCGTTATAAGGATACTATTGATGCATATGACGAGTTGTTATTAGCCTTTCCTCAAACAAAATACCTGAAGGAAGCGGAATCAATAAATAAGAATGCATTGAAAGAGATAAATAAAATTAGTGGAAATAAAACAACATAA
- a CDS encoding DNA-directed RNA polymerase subunit omega encodes MDYKKVKTEVTTVTREVTEFVKPTGNIYETVVVLSKRANQIGTEIKEELNGKLQEFATSSDNLEEVFENREQIEIAKYYEHLPKPTLIAIHEFMNNQIYFRNPSHDS; translated from the coding sequence ATGGACTATAAGAAAGTCAAAACAGAAGTTACTACAGTTACACGTGAGGTTACAGAATTTGTGAAACCAACAGGAAATATATACGAAACAGTTGTGGTTTTGTCGAAAAGGGCAAATCAAATAGGAACAGAGATAAAAGAAGAATTGAACGGGAAGTTGCAGGAGTTTGCTACATCATCGGATAACCTTGAGGAAGTATTTGAAAACAGGGAACAAATTGAAATAGCAAAATATTACGAACATTTGCCAAAGCCTACTCTTATTGCAATTCACGAATTCATGAATAACCAGATTTATTTCAGGAATCCGAGTCATGATAGTTAA
- the coaBC gene encoding bifunctional phosphopantothenoylcysteine decarboxylase/phosphopantothenate--cysteine ligase CoaBC — MLKGKKIIIGISGGIAAYKTPYLIRLFRKAGAEVKVVVTKNALEFVTKTTLETLSQNKLYSNVFGENNDYSTEHVSISDWGDIFVVAPATANIIGKFANGIADDALSTSLLAFYKTVYIAPAMNDKMYQVASVRENISFLKKNNIKFIEPREGFLACGAEGKGRMEEPENIFSIIENDLSVKKVMSGKKVLITAGPTYEAIDPVRFIGNHSSGLMGYSIAEECADKGAEVTLISGPSKLSVENNSINKINITSAEEMFQAVTKHSAKADIIVMAAAVADFTPQKVAGTKIKKTGASLSVQLKPTKDILLHLGEKKRKNQVLVGFALETNNALENAKKKLNTKNLDFIVLNTLQDKGAGFGTNTNKITIVERNNKITKFELKPKTDVAKDIVNKIIQLIKK; from the coding sequence ATGCTTAAAGGCAAAAAAATAATTATTGGAATTTCCGGGGGAATTGCCGCATATAAAACCCCTTATCTTATCAGGCTTTTCAGGAAAGCAGGAGCAGAAGTAAAAGTAGTTGTTACAAAAAATGCCTTAGAGTTTGTTACGAAAACAACTCTCGAAACTCTTTCACAAAATAAATTATATAGCAATGTGTTTGGCGAGAATAATGATTATTCCACCGAACATGTTTCTATTTCCGATTGGGGCGATATATTTGTTGTAGCACCTGCCACTGCCAATATCATTGGGAAGTTTGCAAATGGTATAGCTGATGATGCGCTTTCTACATCATTACTTGCATTCTATAAAACAGTGTATATCGCACCAGCAATGAATGATAAAATGTATCAGGTTGCAAGTGTTAGAGAAAATATTTCTTTTCTAAAAAAGAATAATATAAAATTCATTGAACCCCGCGAAGGGTTTCTTGCTTGTGGCGCTGAAGGCAAGGGTAGGATGGAAGAACCTGAAAATATTTTTTCGATAATTGAAAATGATTTGTCTGTAAAAAAAGTTATGTCAGGCAAAAAAGTTTTGATAACCGCAGGACCAACTTATGAAGCGATTGACCCTGTAAGGTTTATTGGCAATCATTCATCGGGATTGATGGGGTATTCCATTGCCGAAGAATGTGCTGATAAAGGCGCTGAGGTTACTTTAATTTCAGGTCCTTCAAAATTAAGCGTTGAAAATAATTCAATTAATAAAATAAATATTACTTCAGCAGAAGAAATGTTTCAGGCAGTAACGAAGCATTCTGCTAAAGCTGATATTATTGTAATGGCTGCTGCTGTTGCCGATTTCACACCACAGAAAGTTGCCGGTACGAAAATCAAAAAGACCGGAGCATCACTTTCTGTTCAGTTAAAACCTACAAAAGATATTCTTTTGCATTTAGGTGAAAAGAAACGTAAAAACCAGGTGCTGGTTGGATTCGCTCTTGAAACGAATAATGCTTTGGAAAATGCAAAAAAGAAACTGAATACTAAAAACCTTGATTTCATCGTTCTTAATACCTTGCAAGATAAAGGCGCCGGTTTTGGTACGAATACAAATAAAATTACTATTGTTGAACGCAATAATAAAATCACTAAATTTGAACTGAAACCAAAGACCGATGTGGCAAAGGATATAGTTAATAAAATTATTCAGCTAATAAAAAAATAA
- a CDS encoding DUF4835 family protein, producing the protein MLFRSALISILLFVFSLNIKAQELNCIVSINTSQIQSSDKRIYETLQAAIYEFMNSKKWTNYNYSAEEKIECTLMITISDRTADVFTGTIQVQSRRPIYKSSYNSVLLNLIDKDFKFSYVEYQPLNYNENSFTSNLTSVLAYYAYVIIGFDFDSYQLKGGTTFFEKAQNIVTSAQNASESGWKAYESASQKNRYWLIENLLNNIYSPIREGIYSYHRKGLDMMVDNSATAKTSITAGIELLKKAHEEKPGSFLMQLFFLAKVDEIVNIYSTASATDKTKVATICKAIDPSNSSKYNQITK; encoded by the coding sequence ATGCTTTTCAGATCAGCCCTCATTTCAATACTTCTATTTGTTTTTTCGCTGAATATTAAGGCGCAGGAATTAAATTGTATTGTTTCTATTAATACCTCACAAATTCAGAGCAGCGATAAAAGAATTTACGAAACTTTACAGGCTGCGATTTATGAATTCATGAATTCAAAAAAATGGACCAATTATAATTATTCGGCTGAAGAAAAAATAGAATGCACTTTAATGATCACCATTTCTGACAGGACCGCTGATGTTTTTACCGGAACGATACAGGTTCAATCAAGAAGACCCATTTATAAAAGTTCATATAATTCAGTTCTGCTGAATTTAATTGATAAGGATTTTAAATTTAGTTATGTGGAATATCAGCCGCTTAATTATAATGAAAATTCATTCACTTCAAACCTGACTTCAGTACTTGCTTACTATGCTTATGTTATTATAGGTTTTGATTTTGATTCATACCAGTTAAAAGGCGGAACAACTTTTTTTGAAAAAGCGCAGAACATTGTTACCAGTGCGCAGAATGCATCGGAATCGGGCTGGAAAGCCTATGAAAGCGCTTCGCAAAAAAACCGTTACTGGCTTATTGAAAATTTATTGAATAACATTTATTCTCCTATTCGTGAAGGAATTTACAGTTATCACCGTAAAGGACTGGATATGATGGTTGATAATTCAGCAACAGCCAAAACATCCATTACTGCGGGAATTGAATTATTAAAGAAAGCACATGAAGAAAAACCCGGTTCATTTTTAATGCAGCTTTTTTTCCTTGCAAAAGTGGATGAAATTGTAAATATATATTCTACCGCCAGCGCTACAGATAAAACTAAAGTTGCCACCATATGCAAGGCAATTGACCCTTCCAATTCTTCGAAATACAACCAGATTACGAAATAA
- a CDS encoding nitrilase-related carbon-nitrogen hydrolase has translation MKIGYVQNSPVFGDKEKNFEGVRSLLKSIKADLLVLPELFATGYTFISMEEAHKHAETKEEQTAEFLKEISSLTNATIVAGFIEKENDKIYNSLLIVSDKKVIDTYRKIHLFNKEKLWFTPGNKPLKVYKINGVKIGAMICFDWIFPEVCRTLTLQGMQVLAHPSNLVMPYCQNAMVTRCIENRIFAVTANRIGNEKRGDDDFTFTGASQITSIDGRILSSAPTDKTHVSIIEIDETLANNKSINEYNDVITDRRKDFYKI, from the coding sequence ATGAAAATAGGTTACGTTCAAAACTCACCGGTATTCGGAGATAAAGAAAAAAATTTTGAAGGAGTTCGCTCATTATTAAAAAGTATAAAAGCCGATCTGCTTGTATTACCTGAATTGTTTGCAACCGGCTATACTTTTATTTCAATGGAAGAAGCACACAAGCATGCCGAAACAAAAGAAGAACAGACTGCTGAGTTTTTAAAAGAAATATCATCACTTACCAATGCTACTATTGTCGCCGGTTTCATTGAAAAGGAAAATGATAAAATTTACAATTCTTTACTTATTGTTTCTGACAAAAAGGTAATTGACACATACCGCAAAATTCATTTATTCAATAAAGAAAAGTTATGGTTCACTCCGGGTAACAAGCCATTAAAAGTTTATAAAATAAACGGAGTGAAAATTGGCGCCATGATCTGCTTCGACTGGATATTCCCCGAAGTCTGCCGCACGCTTACACTTCAGGGCATGCAGGTGCTTGCACATCCTTCAAATCTGGTGATGCCTTATTGTCAAAATGCAATGGTTACGCGTTGTATCGAGAACAGGATCTTTGCTGTAACAGCAAACCGGATCGGAAATGAAAAACGCGGCGATGATGATTTTACTTTTACAGGGGCAAGCCAAATCACCAGCATTGACGGCAGAATCCTGTCATCAGCCCCAACTGATAAAACCCATGTTTCAATTATTGAAATTGATGAAACACTTGCTAATAATAAAAGTATTAATGAATATAACGATGTGATTACTGACAGGCGAAAAGATTTTTACAAAATTTAA
- a CDS encoding fibrobacter succinogenes major paralogous domain-containing protein → MKKNKTIKGWILFTLFLFVWIILIHINFNNIQKSWAVIWLIFGSPLYWLIYFFVDSAIIDKKTEIDEIREISETITDIDGNIYHTIKIGTQVWMVENLNVSHFRNGEIIPEAKTAEEWKEAGNKKQPAWCYYNNNPDNGKIFGKLFNWYAVNDSRGLAPLCCHIPSDKEWTTLTDYLGGELVAGGKLKETSLTHWQPLNREATNESGFTALPGSYRNDNGAFGVSIGCSGYWWSSTKDVASYAWGRGLLCYGAGVYRGNFGKCGGFSLRCLKGKKPSKLSVFLQKVINDFKSLNSKLNFKKTIILISITVSLFIQITDISNFDFAFVLLAPIILLVIPFLFVVLAYYSLALLGLEDLNKMWFTKCIFLFSVLIWLSLIILMIINAFKGNKYFIYDIVVYILKYISIHSY, encoded by the coding sequence ATGAAAAAAAACAAAACTATTAAAGGATGGATTTTGTTTACATTATTCTTGTTTGTATGGATTATATTAATTCACATAAACTTTAACAACATACAAAAATCATGGGCTGTAATATGGTTAATATTCGGAAGCCCGTTATACTGGTTAATATACTTCTTCGTAGACTCTGCTATTATTGATAAAAAAACAGAAATTGATGAAATACGAGAAATTTCCGAAACTATAACCGATATTGATGGTAATATTTATCATACTATAAAAATAGGCACACAGGTATGGATGGTTGAAAACCTTAATGTGAGCCATTTTAGAAATGGTGAAATTATTCCTGAAGCTAAAACTGCTGAAGAATGGAAAGAAGCAGGAAATAAAAAACAACCTGCTTGGTGTTATTACAACAACAACCCTGATAATGGTAAAATATTTGGCAAACTCTTCAACTGGTATGCAGTAAACGATTCAAGAGGATTAGCACCATTATGTTGTCATATACCATCTGATAAAGAATGGACAACACTTACAGATTATTTAGGTGGAGAATTAGTTGCTGGCGGCAAACTTAAAGAAACAAGTTTAACACATTGGCAGCCACTTAATAGAGAAGCAACCAATGAAAGCGGTTTTACAGCCCTTCCGGGTAGTTACCGCAACGACAATGGGGCATTCGGCGTTAGTATCGGATGTAGCGGTTACTGGTGGAGTTCTACAAAGGACGTTGCAAGCTATGCATGGGGGCGGGGTCTGTTGTGCTACGGTGCCGGTGTGTACCGGGGTAACTTCGGTAAGTGCGGTGGTTTCTCTTTGCGTTGTTTGAAAGGAAAAAAACCATCTAAGTTATCTGTTTTTTTGCAAAAGGTAATTAATGATTTTAAAAGTTTAAATTCAAAATTGAATTTTAAAAAAACTATTATTTTAATCTCTATTACGGTATCATTATTTATTCAAATTACAGATATTTCAAATTTTGATTTTGCTTTTGTTTTGTTAGCTCCAATAATTTTATTAGTAATTCCCTTTTTATTTGTGGTTTTGGCTTATTATAGTTTAGCATTGCTTGGGTTGGAAGATCTTAATAAGATGTGGTTTACAAAATGTATTTTTTTATTTTCTGTTTTAATATGGCTATCATTAATAATATTAATGATAATAAATGCTTTTAAAGGCAATAAATATTTTATTTATGATATTGTAGTTTACATATTAAAATATATTTCCATTCACTCTTACTAA
- the recN gene encoding DNA repair protein RecN: MLSHLSINNYVLIEKLEISFSEGLSIITGETGAGKSILLGALSLVLGQRADMQVLYDKTKKCFIEAAFKIKGYDLNSFFERNELDYDDNTVLRREVGANGKTRAFINDTPVTLELIRELGNMLIDIHSQHKTLTLQDSHFQLSYVDGYAQHDNLLNDFYKEFIIRNQLKLKLYSLEETEKKSLSDKDYFQFQFDELDSAKLLNNEQTELESELAILNHAEEIQQYFSNASASLTEGEQNIYSGISEIFSLLNKASALYPAATELAKRMESCKIEIKDIADEIELLSLKINHDPSRQQEISERLDVIYRLQQKHRVNTVDELLVIMNDYSEKLLSITSLTSQIEKIKKEIEASENILKTVSEKISKNRKKSIVQIEKGVTSVLQKLGMPNAEFEIECFELPDYNAFGQDKVTFLFNANKGGEKKEVSKVASGGELSRLMLAIKSLISQKKLLPTIIFDEIDQGVSGEIADKVGSIMKNMSDTMQVITITHLPQIASKGDSHFLVYKESDKKSAFTKIKLLEKNERISEIAKMLSGDELTKAAVENAKVLLKTKN, encoded by the coding sequence ATGCTTTCACACCTTTCAATAAATAATTATGTGCTGATTGAAAAACTTGAGATAAGTTTTTCAGAAGGCTTATCAATTATTACAGGCGAAACCGGGGCGGGAAAATCTATTTTGCTTGGTGCACTTTCGCTGGTGTTGGGTCAGAGAGCTGATATGCAAGTGTTGTACGATAAAACAAAAAAGTGTTTTATTGAAGCCGCGTTCAAAATTAAAGGTTACGATCTAAATTCTTTTTTTGAAAGAAACGAACTCGATTACGATGATAATACTGTTCTTCGCCGCGAGGTTGGTGCAAATGGCAAAACACGCGCATTTATAAATGATACCCCTGTAACACTTGAATTGATAAGGGAATTGGGAAACATGTTGATTGACATACATTCTCAACATAAAACGCTAACACTACAGGATTCGCATTTTCAACTTTCTTATGTTGATGGTTATGCGCAGCATGATAATCTATTGAATGATTTTTATAAAGAATTCATTATAAGGAATCAATTAAAATTAAAGCTTTATTCGCTGGAAGAAACAGAAAAAAAATCTTTATCAGATAAAGATTATTTTCAATTCCAGTTTGATGAACTGGATTCAGCAAAATTGTTAAACAATGAACAAACAGAACTGGAATCAGAATTAGCGATTTTAAACCATGCTGAAGAAATTCAGCAATACTTTAGCAATGCTTCGGCTTCGCTTACCGAAGGAGAGCAAAATATTTATTCGGGAATATCAGAAATTTTTTCATTGTTAAATAAGGCATCAGCATTATATCCCGCAGCTACTGAACTGGCAAAGCGAATGGAAAGCTGTAAGATTGAAATAAAAGATATTGCAGACGAGATTGAACTATTATCTCTGAAAATAAATCATGATCCATCGCGTCAGCAGGAAATTAGCGAAAGGCTTGATGTTATTTATCGTTTACAACAAAAGCATCGTGTGAATACTGTTGATGAGTTGTTAGTCATAATGAATGATTATTCTGAAAAACTTTTATCCATTACATCACTTACAAGCCAAATTGAAAAAATAAAAAAAGAAATTGAAGCATCGGAAAATATTTTAAAAACCGTATCTGAAAAAATTTCTAAGAACCGCAAAAAGTCGATTGTTCAGATTGAAAAAGGTGTAACATCTGTTTTGCAAAAATTAGGAATGCCCAATGCTGAGTTTGAAATTGAATGCTTTGAACTGCCCGATTATAATGCTTTTGGGCAGGATAAAGTAACCTTCCTGTTTAATGCTAATAAAGGTGGCGAAAAGAAAGAAGTGTCGAAAGTGGCTTCCGGTGGTGAATTGTCAAGGTTGATGCTTGCTATAAAATCGTTAATATCACAGAAAAAACTTTTACCAACCATAATATTTGATGAAATCGACCAGGGTGTTTCCGGCGAAATTGCTGACAAGGTAGGAAGCATAATGAAAAACATGTCAGATACGATGCAGGTAATTACCATTACCCATCTTCCTCAAATAGCAAGCAAAGGCGACTCCCATTTCCTGGTATATAAAGAGTCGGATAAAAAATCGGCATTCACAAAAATAAAATTGCTTGAAAAGAATGAACGTATAAGCGAAATAGCAAAAATGCTTAGTGGTGACGAACTTACAAAAGCAGCAGTTGAGAATGCAAAAGTTTTATTAAAAACGAAAAACTAA
- a CDS encoding enoyl-ACP reductase produces MMYNLLKGKKGIIFGALNENSLAWKIAERAYEEGAVFTLSNTPVALRLGETDTLAKKCNSLIIPADATSVKDLQNVFEKTMQRFNGKIDFILHSIGMSPNVRKKLPYDNIDYDYYAKTMDISAISFHKMIQVAKKLDAINEWGSVVALSYIAAQRTLFEYNDMADAKAALESIARSFGYIYGREKKIRINTVSQSPTMTTAGKGVKGIDGLIDFTERMSPLGNATADECADYCITLFSDLTKKVTMQNLYHDGGFSSMGMSARAMEMYNKSLECNECKDNPAFRDKS; encoded by the coding sequence ATCATGTATAATTTACTTAAAGGAAAGAAGGGCATTATTTTCGGTGCTCTGAATGAAAATTCTTTGGCATGGAAAATTGCAGAAAGAGCTTATGAAGAAGGAGCCGTATTTACATTGTCGAATACTCCTGTAGCGCTGCGATTGGGCGAAACGGATACTCTTGCAAAAAAATGCAATTCATTAATTATTCCTGCCGATGCAACCAGCGTGAAAGATCTGCAAAATGTTTTTGAAAAAACAATGCAACGCTTCAATGGGAAAATCGATTTTATTCTGCATTCAATAGGGATGTCGCCAAACGTAAGAAAAAAACTTCCGTACGATAATATCGATTATGATTATTATGCCAAGACCATGGATATTTCGGCAATCTCATTTCATAAGATGATACAGGTTGCAAAAAAGCTTGATGCTATAAATGAATGGGGCTCGGTGGTTGCACTGTCATACATTGCCGCACAACGAACATTGTTTGAATATAACGATATGGCCGATGCAAAAGCAGCCCTCGAATCGATTGCACGTAGCTTTGGATATATTTACGGACGTGAGAAAAAAATTAGAATAAATACTGTTTCACAATCACCTACCATGACAACTGCCGGAAAAGGTGTGAAAGGTATTGACGGATTGATTGATTTTACCGAACGCATGTCTCCTTTGGGAAATGCCACTGCTGATGAATGTGCTGATTATTGCATCACTTTATTTTCCGACCTTACAAAAAAAGTTACCATGCAAAACCTTTATCACGATGGTGGGTTCTCGAGCATGGGGATGAGTGCACGTGCAATGGAAATGTATAACAAAAGTCTTGAATGTAACGAATGCAAGGATAATCCGGCGTTTAGGGATAAGTCGTAA